A stretch of the Desulfobacter sp. genome encodes the following:
- a CDS encoding strictosidine synthase family protein: MKKAFAATLVILAIIIFFLQPAPIDPAAYFPPEPRDFTRLQASAGLLQTAQLLALGEINGPEEVAVDRQGRVYGGTQDGKIICLLPDGRLKPFADTKGRPLGMKFDLNDNLIVCDGYQGLLSINPQGKITVLARSADDLDFKFTDALDIGSDGIIYFTDASAKFGPDEYLYDLLESKPHGRFLSYDPATGRVKVLLKSLYFANGVALSEQEDFVLINETYRYRIVRYWLKGPKSGTHEIFIDNLPGFPDNISSNHKGRFWLALFTVRNKIVDQTHPFPFLKALISKLPKALWPKPTPYGLVLALDEQGKITQCLHDPTGEHLKEITSAREHQGYLYLGSLHNDRIGKYRLADKVESKLIRID, from the coding sequence ATGAAAAAGGCATTTGCCGCCACGCTTGTCATTTTGGCAATTATTATTTTTTTTCTTCAACCCGCTCCAATTGATCCGGCAGCGTATTTCCCGCCCGAGCCCCGGGACTTTACCCGTTTGCAGGCGTCAGCCGGGCTTTTGCAAACGGCCCAGCTTTTGGCTTTGGGAGAGATTAACGGGCCTGAAGAGGTGGCCGTGGATAGACAAGGCCGTGTCTACGGGGGAACCCAGGATGGGAAAATTATCTGCCTTCTGCCCGATGGCCGGCTTAAACCCTTTGCAGATACCAAAGGTCGTCCTTTGGGTATGAAATTTGATCTAAATGACAACCTGATTGTCTGCGATGGCTATCAGGGACTGCTCTCCATTAATCCCCAGGGAAAAATTACGGTTCTGGCAAGATCGGCAGACGACCTGGATTTTAAGTTTACCGATGCCTTGGACATTGGCAGTGACGGGATCATCTATTTTACGGATGCAAGTGCCAAATTTGGACCGGATGAGTATCTTTATGATCTTTTAGAATCAAAACCCCACGGCAGGTTCCTCAGCTACGATCCTGCCACAGGCCGGGTAAAGGTTTTGTTAAAATCCCTTTATTTTGCCAATGGCGTGGCCCTGTCCGAGCAGGAAGATTTTGTTCTGATTAATGAGACCTACCGCTACAGGATTGTTCGTTATTGGTTAAAAGGACCCAAATCCGGTACCCATGAAATATTTATTGATAATCTGCCGGGATTTCCAGACAATATTTCCAGTAATCATAAGGGAAGATTCTGGCTGGCCCTTTTTACGGTTCGCAATAAAATTGTGGACCAGACTCATCCCTTTCCTTTTTTAAAAGCCCTTATATCCAAATTGCCCAAAGCCCTGTGGCCCAAGCCCACACCCTATGGGCTGGTTCTGGCATTGGATGAACAGGGGAAGATCACCCAATGCCTGCACGATCCCACAGGCGAACACCTCAAAGAGATCACGTCTGCCCGGGAACATCAGGGGTATCTTTACCTGGGCAGTCTGCACAACGATCGAATCGGAAAATACAGATTGGCTGACAAGGTT
- the dbpA gene encoding ATP-dependent RNA helicase DbpA, which produces MTAFTVLPLTKPMIENLKTLGYQEMTPVQKHSLPHLLKGQDLLAQAKTGSGKTAAFGIGLLHKLNVKHFRVQALVMCPTRELAEQVSCELRRIARFKHNIKIVTICGGVPFLPQQISLEHQGHIVVGTPGRIEQHLKRGTMNLDHVKTLVLDEADRMLDIGFSDSIEAIMAYVPQTRQTLLFSATFPEPILDLSTRFQKTALQVKVDTEHEDNVIRQYFYESGPEWKPAATAQILEAYQPASALVFCNTKLQCKSLSTFLKAKGFCSLAIHGDLEQKDRTEILVRFSNGSTPILVATDVAARGLDISELSAVINFDLPFEPEVYIHRIGRTGRAGKEGMAFSLMAPQERFRLEEINRLMGTDFEVSDIQMLEPSDQESAIPMVTFSINGGRKVKLRPGDILGALTKDGGIDGGSVGKINCFDYYSYVAIERTMADTAEKSLSKNKIKGRHFIVHRHE; this is translated from the coding sequence ATGACTGCTTTTACCGTATTACCATTAACCAAACCAATGATCGAAAATCTTAAGACCCTGGGATATCAGGAGATGACTCCGGTCCAGAAACACAGCTTGCCCCATCTGCTAAAAGGGCAGGACCTGCTGGCCCAGGCCAAGACAGGGAGCGGGAAGACCGCAGCCTTTGGCATCGGCCTGCTGCACAAGCTGAATGTCAAGCATTTCAGGGTGCAGGCCCTGGTGATGTGTCCCACCCGGGAATTGGCAGAGCAGGTGAGCTGCGAGCTGAGGCGAATCGCCCGGTTCAAACATAATATTAAAATTGTAACCATCTGCGGCGGAGTGCCTTTTTTGCCCCAGCAAATCTCTTTGGAGCATCAGGGACATATTGTGGTGGGGACTCCCGGGCGCATTGAACAGCATTTAAAGCGCGGGACAATGAATCTTGATCATGTCAAAACCCTTGTTCTGGATGAGGCCGATCGAATGCTGGATATCGGCTTTAGCGACAGCATTGAAGCGATCATGGCCTATGTTCCCCAAACTCGTCAGACCCTCCTTTTTTCAGCGACTTTTCCAGAGCCGATCCTTGATTTAAGTACACGGTTTCAGAAAACCGCCCTTCAGGTGAAGGTGGATACTGAGCATGAAGACAACGTTATTCGCCAATATTTTTATGAGTCCGGCCCTGAGTGGAAGCCCGCGGCTACAGCCCAGATTTTAGAGGCATATCAGCCGGCTTCGGCACTGGTTTTCTGTAATACCAAACTGCAGTGCAAGTCTCTTTCAACCTTTCTTAAGGCAAAAGGATTTTGCTCTCTGGCCATTCACGGAGACCTTGAACAAAAGGATCGAACCGAAATACTGGTTCGTTTTTCCAATGGCAGTACCCCTATTTTAGTGGCCACGGACGTGGCTGCCAGGGGACTTGATATTTCGGAGCTTAGTGCGGTCATTAATTTTGATCTTCCCTTTGAACCCGAGGTGTATATCCATCGCATCGGCCGGACCGGCCGGGCCGGGAAAGAGGGCATGGCTTTTTCCCTGATGGCACCCCAGGAGCGTTTCAGGCTCGAAGAGATCAACCGTCTGATGGGTACTGATTTTGAGGTTTCTGATATTCAAATGCTTGAACCTTCAGATCAGGAGAGTGCCATTCCCATGGTGACCTTTTCCATCAACGGCGGGCGCAAGGTCAAGCTTCGGCCTGGAGATATCCTGGGGGCGCTGACCAAGGATGGGGGAATCGACGGGGGCAGCGTGGGCAAGATCAATTGTTTTGATTATTATTCCTACGTTGCCATTGAACGCACCATGGCCGATACGGCTGAAAAATCGCTTTCCAAAAATAAGATCAAAGGAAGGCATTTTATTGTCCACAGACATGAGTAA
- the rsgA gene encoding ribosome small subunit-dependent GTPase A, protein MSNGDLRLNIKKKNPPGSVPGQKGLIVAHHGVAVDVLFASGERQKIKVKRREGHVVGDSVVVHSQRLTRLPRKTTLCRRDSRGSVRTIGANLDVLGVVVSPLPLPTPGYIDQAIVAAREADLLPVLVINKKDLEAAESFVAEIRAVYSGIVDIFVVSAETGEGLDALTLFLGQGFRSFFVGITGVGKSSLLNAICPTLDLKVGQLYEAGKRGCNSTTVSTLHSLPGGGELVDTPGFNEFGLVDISTQDLAGYFPGFEEAMESRCRFGDCRHRSEPGCAVLERVESKIITRERYETYIGILDQLEAGDARFKTRR, encoded by the coding sequence ATGAGTAATGGAGATTTACGGTTGAATATTAAGAAAAAAAATCCACCGGGTTCTGTTCCGGGTCAAAAAGGCCTGATCGTTGCCCATCATGGGGTTGCCGTGGATGTCTTGTTTGCATCGGGGGAAAGGCAAAAAATCAAGGTGAAACGGCGTGAGGGCCATGTTGTGGGAGACTCGGTGGTGGTCCATAGCCAGCGTCTTACCCGGCTGCCGCGTAAAACAACACTTTGCCGAAGGGATTCCAGGGGCAGTGTCCGGACCATCGGGGCCAACCTGGACGTTCTCGGTGTGGTGGTCTCCCCCCTGCCGTTGCCGACCCCCGGATATATTGACCAGGCCATTGTGGCTGCAAGAGAGGCCGACCTTTTACCAGTGCTGGTGATCAACAAGAAGGATCTTGAAGCGGCTGAATCCTTTGTTGCTGAAATTAGGGCTGTTTATTCAGGGATTGTGGATATTTTTGTTGTCAGCGCAGAGACAGGAGAGGGGCTTGACGCCTTGACCTTGTTTTTGGGACAGGGGTTTCGCAGTTTTTTTGTGGGTATTACCGGGGTGGGCAAAAGCAGCCTGCTCAATGCCATCTGCCCGACTCTGGATCTCAAGGTCGGCCAACTCTATGAGGCCGGCAAAAGAGGGTGCAACTCCACCACGGTCTCGACCCTTCATTCACTGCCGGGCGGGGGAGAACTTGTGGACACCCCTGGGTTTAACGAATTCGGACTGGTGGATATCTCAACCCAGGACCTTGCAGGGTATTTTCCGGGGTTTGAAGAGGCCATGGAAAGCCGCTGCCGTTTCGGGGACTGCCGCCACCGCAGCGAACCTGGCTGCGCCGTGCTCGAACGGGTTGAGAGCAAAATAATCACCCGGGAACGCTATGAGACCTATATTGGTATCCTTGACCAGCTTGAGGCCGGGGATGCCCGGTTCAAAACCCGAAGATAG